One Candidatus Roseilinea sp. genomic region harbors:
- a CDS encoding basic amino acid ABC transporter substrate-binding protein — protein MNRLRTIELSIAAAIALAACAAPPAAPATQPPAATSGLPDLGGREIVIAVENAYIPFNYIRLDNGKAEGWDYDAIAEICKRLNCKPVFREIAWDGMIAAVAAGQFDMAADGITITEERKQSVDFSDGYIKVDQRLVVRVDETRFKSVEEFKNGNFKLATQKGTTNYAEGVKLVGEARVIAFDDFGSAVQAVISQDADAVIIDDVAGQGYVGVNADKLKLLDGIVSEGQELGFIFPKGSDLVGPINAALRAMREDGTLQRLQDKWFPKGRQVIGYDQIGPGAYGDPTPTPQP, from the coding sequence ATGAACAGACTACGCACAATCGAATTGTCCATCGCAGCAGCGATCGCCCTAGCCGCCTGTGCGGCCCCGCCGGCTGCGCCGGCGACGCAGCCACCGGCTGCGACGTCCGGCTTGCCCGATCTGGGCGGCCGCGAGATCGTCATCGCCGTCGAAAACGCTTATATCCCATTCAACTACATCCGATTGGACAACGGCAAGGCGGAGGGCTGGGACTACGACGCCATCGCAGAGATTTGCAAGCGGCTGAATTGCAAGCCCGTGTTCCGAGAAATCGCCTGGGACGGCATGATCGCCGCGGTCGCTGCCGGCCAGTTCGATATGGCGGCCGACGGCATCACCATCACCGAAGAGCGCAAACAAAGCGTGGATTTCTCCGACGGCTACATCAAGGTGGATCAGCGCCTGGTCGTCCGCGTGGATGAAACTCGCTTCAAGAGCGTCGAAGAGTTCAAGAACGGCAACTTCAAGCTGGCGACGCAGAAAGGCACAACCAACTACGCCGAGGGCGTCAAACTGGTCGGCGAAGCGCGTGTGATCGCGTTCGACGACTTCGGCTCGGCGGTGCAGGCGGTGATCTCTCAGGACGCCGACGCGGTCATCATTGACGACGTGGCGGGCCAAGGCTACGTGGGGGTGAATGCCGACAAGCTCAAGCTGCTCGACGGCATCGTCAGTGAAGGCCAAGAGCTGGGCTTCATCTTCCCCAAGGGCAGCGACCTGGTTGGGCCAATCAACGCTGCGCTGAGGGCCATGCGCGAAGATGGCACCTTGCAGCGTTTGCAGGATAAGTGGTTCCCGAAGGGTCGCCAAGTGATTGGATATGATCAGATCGGCCCGGGCGCCTATGGCGACCCAACGCCCACGCCGCAGCCATAG
- a CDS encoding glycerol acyltransferase has translation MLTARKNPLLNRLIYTFLIKVQLRSSFHRVYLRQAAPPPGLDSPPLIMFGNHSTWWDAHLMMALNEECWHTDGYVIVEDTQLVRYSFFRWCGAFSVNRRDPRRAVESMNYAVNLLTAASRRGAPPRALLIFPQGKIRANDVRPLAFYQGAGRIASKTAQQVGACALYPIALRCEFIGEQKPDAFISVAQPFVVRKADSADALDPRRITARMEQALTEELDRLRGDVVAYRLASFAPLIQGAWSINRIWDAVRGKEQIREVGIDPGE, from the coding sequence GTGCTCACAGCTCGCAAGAATCCCCTGCTCAACCGGCTGATTTACACCTTCTTAATCAAGGTGCAACTGAGGTCGTCGTTTCACCGCGTCTACTTGCGGCAAGCCGCGCCGCCGCCGGGGTTGGATTCACCGCCACTCATCATGTTCGGTAATCACAGCACCTGGTGGGATGCGCACCTGATGATGGCTTTGAACGAGGAGTGCTGGCATACGGACGGCTACGTGATCGTTGAGGATACCCAGCTTGTGCGTTATAGTTTCTTCCGCTGGTGCGGCGCATTCTCCGTCAACCGGCGCGACCCGCGACGCGCGGTGGAGAGCATGAACTACGCCGTCAACCTCCTGACCGCCGCATCGCGTCGCGGCGCGCCGCCCCGCGCGCTGCTCATCTTCCCGCAGGGCAAGATCCGCGCCAACGACGTGCGGCCGCTGGCGTTCTACCAGGGTGCCGGCCGCATCGCGAGCAAGACAGCGCAGCAGGTTGGCGCGTGCGCGCTGTATCCCATCGCCCTGCGCTGCGAATTCATCGGCGAGCAAAAGCCCGACGCTTTTATCAGCGTTGCGCAGCCTTTTGTGGTGCGCAAGGCGGACAGCGCGGATGCACTCGATCCCCGGCGGATCACCGCGCGCATGGAGCAGGCGTTGACCGAGGAGCTAGACCGACTGCGGGGCGACGTGGTGGCCTATCGCCTTGCGTCATTCGCGCCGCTCATTCAAGGCGCGTGGAGCATCAACCGCATCTGGGACGCCGTGCGCGGGAAGGAGCAGATTCGCGAGGTGGGGATAGATCCGGGTGAATAA
- a CDS encoding amino acid ABC transporter yields the protein MARWPWWLLIIVFFGALIAWNAMTSELYSAIFNRLLLGIGVTIFTTLVAYGLAIAIGLIAGLGRVSQNPVIYNIATLYVQVIRGVPILVQLLVIAFVIVPIVMDGVNLLGNALAPIWGADNLLVRAKPQDVPFLTRSIIALAIAYGGFQAETFRAGIQSISKGQMEAARSLGMSYWQAMRYVILPQAIRRVLPPLGNDFIAMLKDSSLVSVLGVRDITQEARLYAAASFRFLETYTSLAFLYLAMTIVLSLGVKWLENRLNSEGRAQG from the coding sequence ATGGCACGTTGGCCGTGGTGGCTGCTGATCATCGTGTTCTTCGGTGCGCTGATCGCGTGGAACGCGATGACCAGCGAGCTTTATTCCGCGATCTTCAACCGGCTGTTGCTGGGCATTGGCGTCACGATCTTCACCACGCTGGTCGCCTATGGCCTGGCCATCGCCATTGGGCTGATCGCCGGCCTGGGGCGAGTATCGCAGAACCCCGTCATCTACAACATCGCCACGCTTTACGTGCAGGTCATCCGTGGCGTGCCGATCCTGGTGCAGTTGCTGGTGATCGCGTTCGTCATCGTGCCCATCGTCATGGACGGCGTCAACCTGCTGGGCAATGCCCTGGCGCCGATTTGGGGCGCCGATAATCTCCTCGTGCGCGCCAAGCCGCAGGATGTGCCATTCTTGACCCGCAGCATCATCGCGCTGGCCATTGCCTACGGCGGCTTCCAGGCCGAGACTTTCCGCGCCGGCATTCAGTCCATCAGCAAAGGGCAGATGGAGGCAGCGCGTTCGCTGGGCATGAGCTACTGGCAGGCGATGCGCTACGTCATCCTGCCGCAGGCCATCCGGCGCGTGCTGCCGCCGCTGGGCAACGACTTCATCGCCATGCTGAAGGATTCGTCGCTGGTGTCGGTGCTCGGCGTGCGTGACATTACTCAAGAGGCGCGCCTGTATGCCGCCGCTTCGTTTCGCTTTTTGGAAACCTACACGTCGCTGGCCTTCTTGTATCTGGCTATGACCATCGTGCTGTCGTTGGGCGTCAAATGGCTGGAGAACCGCTTGAACAGCGAAGGCCGCGCGCAAGGCTGA
- a CDS encoding ABC transporter ATP-binding protein, with protein sequence MQRDEPMIVIKHLVKQFGNLRAVDDVSLTVGRGSVTVIIGPSGSGKSTVLRCINHLETPTSGEIWVDGIHLTHDAKHINAVRAEVGMVFQQFNLFPHLTVLENVTLAQRVVRKRSEGEARDIAMQQLTRVGIPEKANAYPSQLSGGQQQRLAIARALAMNPKIMLFDEPTSALDPEMIKEVLDVMLELARSGMTMVVVTHEMGFARKAADEIVFMDRGRIVEQGPPEVFFANPREERARAFLNQILR encoded by the coding sequence ATGCAACGCGACGAACCGATGATCGTCATTAAGCACCTGGTCAAGCAGTTCGGCAACCTGCGCGCGGTGGACGACGTCAGTCTGACGGTGGGGCGGGGCAGCGTGACCGTGATCATCGGCCCCAGCGGCAGCGGCAAGAGCACCGTGCTGCGCTGCATCAACCACTTGGAGACCCCGACCAGCGGCGAGATTTGGGTGGACGGCATTCACCTCACCCACGACGCGAAGCACATCAACGCCGTGCGGGCCGAGGTGGGCATGGTGTTCCAGCAGTTCAACCTTTTCCCGCATCTGACGGTGTTGGAAAACGTGACGCTGGCGCAGCGCGTGGTGCGCAAGCGCAGCGAAGGCGAAGCGCGCGACATCGCGATGCAACAGCTCACCCGCGTCGGCATTCCGGAGAAAGCCAACGCTTATCCCAGTCAACTGAGCGGCGGCCAACAGCAGCGCTTGGCCATCGCGCGCGCCCTGGCCATGAATCCGAAGATCATGTTGTTCGACGAGCCAACCAGCGCGCTGGATCCGGAAATGATCAAGGAGGTGCTGGACGTGATGCTGGAGTTGGCGCGCAGCGGCATGACGATGGTCGTCGTGACCCATGAGATGGGCTTTGCGCGCAAGGCCGCCGACGAGATCGTGTTTATGGATCGCGGACGGATCGTCGAGCAGGGCCCGCCAGAAGTGTTCTTCGCCAACCCGCGCGAGGAACGCGCGCGGGCGTTCCTCAATCAGATCCTGCGCTGA